A region from the Muribaculum gordoncarteri genome encodes:
- a CDS encoding TonB-dependent receptor, with amino-acid sequence MRRILIALLFTVFCAAAVTAADIKGKVIDETGEPLIEATVKLLAAKDSAFIKGVTTNVNGRFTISNVKSGKYILQCVYIGYANSDSNLTVGSSNLQLKDIVMRESSIMLKEAVVTAVKTEITVKEDTIEYNAGSYKTQPNAVMEDLLKKLPGVDVDSDGKITAGGKSVTKILVDGKEFFADDPKVASKNLPVDMIEKLQVIDRKSDLARLTGVDDGEEETVINLTVKKDMKNSYYGVVNAGYGTDDRYAGNFYINRLWNDNQFTFIGNFNNVNQLGFTDGGGQFMNFGGGNGITTSQSLGVNFNVGKSDETFRVGGNVDYSHTDRDTRTRRNRQYLFPDSTSFNESASSTRNKGHNIRGNFRIKWEKDTLTTFEFRPRFSLNYNRYLSGDSSLTLAGDANRSKVTRSLNSGSSKGTSYSAGGDIWFNRKSGSHPGRSFSLSLNYNLSNTTEDYDSYSFNRFFLLNDSIDLYDQYTDNHTWSNRVGLRATWTEPLGNIKNARFLIFSYNLNYRWNNADKLVYDHPVTYPEVGDPIIDYDNLVFNDSLSNRFRNDFFTQRIQIGFRQVRSTYNMEVGLTLTPSMSRSDDLINSERNIPTRWVWNLAPYMRYRHKFTKSRTLNVDYRGNTSEPSMQQLQPVADKSNPLRIVIGNPDLKPAFTHNIRIRFNDFNMEAQRSIMAMLNFSMRQNSIVSKTTFSPETGGQVTTYTNVNGNWSSSLFSMLSLPFRNKNWQFNANMHASYNQNIGFNNGLRNRSNSLNLRPSIAIAFRPEAWEFELRPYYGLQNTRNTLQSAVNRNVQDYGGSFYAVWYAPFGLVINSDLTFSTTSGYSAGYDQKQWMWNASISYLFLKGREATVMLRGYDLLQQRKNISRSVTANYIDDSSYNSLTRYFMLSFSYRFNTFGKGSKNSNRGEFGGPGGFGGPGHGGGRPGGGGGRPPRR; translated from the coding sequence ATGCGACGAATACTCATCGCCTTACTCTTTACGGTGTTTTGTGCCGCGGCCGTGACAGCCGCCGACATAAAAGGAAAGGTCATCGACGAAACCGGTGAACCCCTAATCGAAGCTACCGTAAAGCTGCTTGCTGCAAAAGACAGTGCGTTTATCAAGGGAGTGACAACCAATGTCAACGGACGATTCACCATCTCCAATGTCAAGTCAGGAAAATACATTCTGCAATGCGTATACATCGGTTACGCCAACTCCGACTCCAACTTAACCGTAGGATCATCCAACCTGCAGCTCAAGGACATTGTCATGCGGGAGTCATCGATCATGCTTAAGGAAGCCGTTGTCACGGCCGTCAAGACCGAAATCACAGTGAAAGAGGACACCATAGAGTATAACGCCGGTTCCTACAAGACCCAGCCCAATGCCGTGATGGAGGATCTTCTTAAAAAACTTCCGGGTGTCGATGTCGACTCCGACGGTAAGATTACCGCAGGAGGTAAGAGCGTCACCAAGATTCTTGTCGACGGCAAGGAGTTCTTCGCCGACGACCCCAAGGTGGCATCCAAGAACCTGCCTGTCGACATGATTGAAAAGCTTCAGGTGATCGACCGCAAGAGCGACCTTGCACGACTCACCGGTGTCGACGACGGCGAGGAGGAAACCGTGATCAACCTGACGGTGAAGAAGGATATGAAAAACAGCTACTACGGCGTTGTGAACGCAGGTTACGGTACCGACGACCGCTATGCCGGCAACTTCTATATCAACCGTCTTTGGAACGACAATCAGTTTACATTCATCGGCAACTTCAACAACGTGAATCAGCTTGGATTCACCGATGGTGGCGGACAATTCATGAACTTCGGCGGTGGCAACGGTATAACCACTTCGCAGTCGCTGGGCGTGAACTTCAACGTAGGAAAATCCGATGAAACATTCCGCGTGGGAGGTAATGTCGACTACAGCCACACCGACCGTGACACACGTACACGCAGAAACCGTCAATACCTCTTCCCCGACTCTACATCATTCAATGAAAGCGCGTCAAGCACCCGCAACAAGGGTCACAACATACGCGGTAATTTCCGCATCAAGTGGGAAAAGGACACCCTCACTACATTTGAGTTCCGTCCCCGATTCTCGTTAAACTACAACCGCTACCTCAGCGGCGACTCTTCGCTCACTCTCGCAGGCGATGCCAACCGCTCCAAAGTGACACGAAGCTTGAACTCCGGCTCATCGAAGGGTACATCTTACAGCGCAGGCGGCGACATCTGGTTCAACCGCAAGTCGGGCTCACATCCCGGACGATCCTTCTCGCTGTCGTTAAACTACAATCTCAGCAACACAACCGAGGACTATGACAGCTACTCGTTCAACCGCTTCTTCCTTCTGAACGACTCGATCGACCTCTACGACCAGTACACCGACAATCACACCTGGAGCAACCGCGTGGGATTGCGCGCCACCTGGACCGAGCCGCTGGGCAACATCAAGAACGCCCGCTTCCTTATATTCAGCTACAACCTGAACTACCGCTGGAACAATGCCGACAAGCTCGTCTACGACCATCCCGTCACATATCCCGAGGTAGGCGACCCGATAATCGACTACGACAACCTCGTGTTCAACGACTCGCTCAGCAACCGTTTCCGCAACGACTTCTTCACCCAGCGCATACAGATTGGATTCCGACAGGTGCGCAGTACCTACAACATGGAAGTCGGCTTGACACTTACGCCCTCGATGTCACGCAGCGACGATTTGATCAACTCGGAGCGCAACATCCCCACCCGCTGGGTATGGAATCTCGCGCCCTACATGCGTTATCGCCACAAGTTCACCAAGTCACGCACACTCAATGTCGACTACCGAGGCAACACTTCCGAGCCCTCGATGCAACAGTTACAGCCTGTGGCCGACAAGAGCAACCCGCTGCGCATCGTAATCGGTAATCCCGACCTGAAGCCCGCGTTTACCCACAACATCCGCATCCGCTTCAACGACTTCAACATGGAGGCACAGCGTTCAATCATGGCGATGCTCAACTTCAGCATGCGACAGAACAGCATCGTTTCCAAGACCACGTTCAGCCCCGAAACCGGCGGTCAGGTGACTACCTATACCAATGTCAACGGCAACTGGAGTTCGTCACTCTTCTCGATGCTGTCGCTCCCCTTCCGCAACAAGAACTGGCAGTTCAACGCCAATATGCACGCATCCTACAACCAGAACATAGGTTTCAACAACGGTCTTCGCAACCGCAGTAACTCGCTCAATCTGCGCCCGTCGATAGCTATTGCATTCCGTCCCGAGGCTTGGGAATTTGAGCTCCGCCCCTACTACGGCTTGCAGAACACCCGCAACACCCTGCAATCGGCCGTCAACCGCAATGTACAGGACTACGGAGGAAGCTTCTACGCAGTATGGTACGCTCCGTTCGGACTCGTAATCAACAGCGACTTGACCTTCTCGACAACCAGCGGTTACTCGGCAGGTTACGACCAGAAGCAGTGGATGTGGAACGCATCGATCTCCTATCTGTTCCTCAAGGGACGCGAAGCCACTGTAATGTTGCGCGGATATGACCTCCTGCAACAACGCAAAAACATATCGCGCAGCGTCACCGCCAACTACATCGACGACTCAAGCTACAACTCGCTCACCCGTTACTTCATGCTCTCGTTCTCCTACCGTTTCAACACATTCGGCAAGGGTAGCAAAAACTCCAACCGAGGAGAGTTCGGAGGTCCCGGCGGATTCGGCGGACCCGGCCATGGCGGAGGTCGTCCCGGTGGAGGCGGAGGTCGTCCCCCTCGTCGATAA
- the pheT gene encoding phenylalanine--tRNA ligase subunit beta encodes MNISYNWLKQYIDFSLTPEKLADALTSIGLETGGVEEVESIRGGLRGIVIGKVLTCEEHPNSDHLHITTVDLGTGEPTQIVCGAPNVAAGQTVVVATVGTTLYDGDKEFVIKKSKIRGVESMGMICAEDEIGIGTSHDGIIVLDQEIKPGTPAAEYYNLKSDYVLEVDLTPNRIDAASHYGVARDLSAWLACHDNASQLHRPSVDSFKADRNDGAIAVEVADAQACPRYSGLTIRNIKVAESPEWLKTLLSAIGQRPINNVVDITNFILHGMGQPLHCFDLAKVKGDKVVVRHCPEGTPFTTLDGVERKLDARDLMICNAEEPMCIAGVFGGLDSGVTEETTSVFLESAYFNPTSVRKTARRHGLNTDASFRYERGTDPNATVYCIKLAALMIKELAGGEICGDIIDLYPEVIKPFPVKLDYGYFNALVGKNIPAETIDSIAASLEMEITSHEDNAVNLLVPTYRVDVQRPCDVVEDVLRIYGYNNVEFSSELHSSLSFKTMTDSSNDLRELISNQLSATGFNEILNNSLTAESYYEGLTDEHSAPVKLLNPLSNDLNVMRMSLLFGGLEVIEHNVNRRDGDLMLYEFGKVYQCDTTVESTAENPIAPYKEWERLGLWLTGNIRTGNWARPEEKATIYDLKAVVANILARLGISEREIELKKTDDKLYSAALAITTRSGKNLGVMGIVSKSMLKRCGVKQEVFFAELDWNAIVKLSIKKKVTFSPLPKTQAVKRDLALLLDKAVTMAQVEKVVRDSEKRLLREVTLFDVYEGKNLEEGKKSYAITMMFQDDEKTLQDKQIEAMMTKIINNLQKQLGASLR; translated from the coding sequence ATGAACATATCATATAACTGGCTTAAACAGTACATCGACTTCTCGCTCACGCCCGAGAAACTCGCCGATGCACTCACATCAATCGGCCTTGAAACGGGAGGCGTAGAGGAGGTCGAATCGATTCGCGGAGGATTGCGCGGAATCGTAATAGGCAAAGTCCTCACATGCGAAGAACACCCCAACAGCGACCACCTTCACATAACTACGGTCGACCTCGGCACGGGAGAACCCACACAGATTGTGTGCGGCGCACCCAATGTTGCGGCCGGACAGACTGTGGTCGTAGCCACTGTAGGCACAACGCTCTACGACGGCGACAAGGAGTTTGTAATCAAGAAATCCAAGATTCGCGGCGTCGAGTCAATGGGCATGATATGCGCCGAGGACGAAATCGGCATCGGCACAAGCCATGACGGCATCATAGTCCTCGACCAAGAGATTAAGCCCGGCACTCCGGCTGCCGAATACTATAACCTCAAGAGCGACTACGTTCTTGAAGTGGATCTCACCCCCAACCGCATCGATGCCGCATCGCACTACGGCGTGGCACGTGACTTGAGCGCATGGCTAGCCTGTCACGACAACGCCTCACAGCTTCACCGCCCTTCGGTCGATTCATTCAAGGCCGACCGCAACGACGGAGCCATAGCCGTGGAGGTGGCCGACGCCCAGGCTTGTCCGCGATACTCGGGACTCACCATACGCAACATCAAGGTGGCTGAAAGCCCCGAATGGCTCAAGACACTCCTCTCGGCCATCGGACAGCGCCCCATCAACAATGTTGTCGACATAACCAACTTCATCCTGCACGGAATGGGCCAGCCCCTGCACTGCTTCGACCTCGCCAAGGTAAAGGGCGACAAGGTGGTAGTGCGTCACTGCCCCGAAGGCACCCCCTTCACCACCCTCGACGGCGTTGAGCGCAAACTCGATGCACGCGACCTGATGATATGCAACGCCGAGGAGCCAATGTGCATCGCCGGTGTATTCGGAGGTCTTGATTCTGGCGTAACTGAAGAAACCACTTCGGTGTTCCTCGAAAGCGCCTACTTCAACCCCACCTCGGTGCGCAAGACTGCACGCCGTCACGGACTGAACACCGACGCTTCATTCCGCTATGAGCGCGGCACCGACCCCAACGCCACCGTTTACTGCATCAAGCTTGCAGCACTGATGATCAAGGAGCTTGCAGGCGGTGAGATATGCGGCGACATCATCGACCTCTATCCCGAGGTGATCAAGCCCTTCCCCGTCAAGCTCGACTACGGTTACTTCAACGCCCTCGTAGGAAAAAACATCCCCGCCGAAACAATCGATTCCATAGCCGCTTCGCTTGAAATGGAGATTACCAGCCACGAGGACAATGCCGTAAACCTTCTCGTGCCCACCTATCGCGTCGATGTGCAGCGTCCCTGCGATGTAGTGGAGGATGTGCTTCGCATCTACGGCTACAACAACGTGGAGTTCTCCAGCGAGCTTCACTCGTCGCTGTCGTTCAAGACCATGACCGATTCATCCAACGACCTCCGCGAGCTTATCAGCAACCAGCTGTCGGCAACCGGATTCAACGAAATACTCAACAACTCGCTCACAGCCGAAAGCTACTACGAAGGCTTGACCGACGAACACAGCGCACCCGTAAAGCTTCTCAACCCGCTGAGCAACGACCTCAACGTGATGAGAATGTCGCTCCTCTTCGGCGGTCTTGAAGTGATCGAGCACAATGTCAACCGTCGCGACGGCGACCTCATGCTCTATGAGTTCGGCAAGGTTTACCAGTGCGACACCACCGTCGAGTCGACAGCCGAGAATCCCATAGCTCCCTACAAGGAGTGGGAACGACTCGGATTGTGGCTCACCGGCAACATACGCACCGGCAACTGGGCCCGTCCCGAAGAGAAAGCCACAATCTACGACCTTAAGGCCGTTGTAGCCAACATATTGGCGCGCCTCGGCATCTCGGAGCGTGAAATCGAACTCAAGAAGACCGACGACAAGCTCTACAGCGCGGCTCTCGCCATAACCACCCGTTCAGGCAAGAACCTCGGCGTGATGGGCATCGTGAGCAAGTCGATGCTTAAGCGTTGCGGCGTAAAGCAGGAAGTGTTCTTCGCCGAACTCGACTGGAATGCAATCGTCAAGCTCTCGATTAAGAAGAAGGTGACATTCTCGCCCCTGCCCAAGACCCAGGCTGTAAAACGCGACCTCGCGCTTCTGCTCGACAAGGCCGTGACCATGGCTCAGGTCGAGAAGGTGGTGCGTGACAGCGAAAAGCGCCTGCTTCGCGAAGTAACCCTGTTTGATGTCTACGAAGGCAAGAACCTTGAAGAGGGCAAAAAGAGCTACGCGATAACAATGATGTTCCAGGATGATGAAAAGACCCTGCAGGACAAGCAGATTGAAGCCATGATGACTAAAATCATCAACAACCTGCAGAAACAGCTCGGAGCGTCACTTCGATAA
- a CDS encoding YebC/PmpR family DNA-binding transcriptional regulator, with amino-acid sequence MGRAFEYRKARKLKRWGNMSRTFTRIGKEITIAAKAGGPDPDTNPRLRVLMQNAKAANMPKDTVERAIKKATDKDAGDYKEIVYEGYGPYGIAIVVEAATDNNTRTVANVRSYFNKHSGTLGTQGSLSFLFEHKSVFKIKPKDGVSIEDLELELIDYGVDEVEPDEEEIVLYGAFEEFANIQKYLEESGYEIISAEFERIPNDLKEVTPEQRVQLDKLLEKFEEDEDVQNVFHNMKEDDSE; translated from the coding sequence ATGGGAAGAGCGTTTGAATACCGCAAAGCAAGAAAACTGAAACGCTGGGGCAACATGTCCCGCACATTCACCCGCATAGGCAAGGAAATAACAATTGCAGCCAAGGCCGGAGGACCCGACCCCGACACCAACCCGCGTCTGCGCGTGTTGATGCAGAACGCAAAGGCCGCCAACATGCCCAAGGACACCGTTGAACGCGCCATCAAGAAGGCAACCGACAAGGATGCGGGCGACTACAAGGAAATCGTATACGAAGGATACGGCCCCTATGGAATCGCAATCGTAGTGGAAGCCGCAACCGACAACAACACCCGCACCGTGGCCAACGTGCGCTCCTATTTCAACAAGCACAGCGGCACACTCGGAACACAGGGTTCGCTCTCATTCCTCTTCGAGCACAAGAGCGTCTTCAAGATCAAACCCAAGGACGGTGTTTCGATCGAGGATCTCGAACTTGAACTCATCGACTACGGTGTCGACGAAGTTGAGCCCGATGAAGAGGAAATCGTACTCTACGGCGCATTTGAGGAGTTTGCCAACATCCAGAAGTATCTTGAGGAGAGCGGCTACGAAATCATCAGCGCCGAGTTTGAGCGCATCCCCAACGACCTCAAGGAGGTGACTCCCGAGCAGCGCGTGCAGCTCGACAAGCTTCTTGAGAAGTTTGAGGAGGACGAGGATGTCCAGAATGTATTCCACAACATGAAAGAGGACGACTCCGAGTAA
- a CDS encoding mechanosensitive ion channel family protein yields the protein MAPDIWIADTFGIDSDSINTITHKLIVLAIVLLVAFGVDLFCRKVVIRVIHRVTSATATRWDDYLLSDKILRNACSLIPPIIIYFFIPIVLEGCVTALSYVLKLLQIYIIVLIIRLLCSFLEGLYRAGSEEEGLRHHPLRGLYQMFKLIAIGIGVIIGISTLLDKNPITILTGLGASAAILMLVFKDTILGLVAGVQLSANSMLHDGDWITIPSRNVNGIVKEVTLTTVKVQNYDNTIVTVPPYALVSESFQNWRGMQQSGGRRVMRSLNIDMNTIRFCTPEEMERYEELGWLEGFTRTGHAEVNLHVFRNYVERYLASHPDVNTAMMIMIRQLQPTANGLPVELYFFTDGTEWKAYEYTQAAIFDHVIAMINEFGLKIFQSPTGDDITRSIYRQ from the coding sequence ATGGCCCCCGACATCTGGATTGCCGACACATTCGGCATCGATTCCGACTCCATAAACACAATCACCCACAAGCTTATCGTTCTGGCAATAGTGCTGCTGGTAGCCTTCGGCGTCGACCTCTTCTGCCGAAAGGTCGTAATACGCGTAATCCACCGCGTCACCTCGGCCACCGCAACCAGGTGGGACGACTACCTGCTCAGCGACAAGATACTGCGCAACGCTTGCAGCCTCATCCCGCCTATAATCATCTACTTCTTCATTCCCATAGTGCTTGAAGGGTGCGTGACCGCACTATCCTATGTCCTGAAACTGCTCCAAATCTACATCATAGTCCTGATCATCAGGTTGCTGTGCTCATTCCTTGAAGGACTTTACCGGGCCGGTTCCGAGGAGGAAGGGCTGCGTCATCATCCGCTGCGCGGCCTCTATCAGATGTTTAAGCTCATCGCTATCGGAATAGGCGTCATCATCGGGATAAGCACACTGCTCGACAAGAATCCCATAACGATTCTCACCGGACTCGGAGCATCGGCGGCCATACTGATGCTGGTGTTCAAGGACACCATACTCGGACTTGTGGCCGGCGTGCAGCTTTCGGCCAACAGCATGCTCCACGACGGCGACTGGATCACAATACCGTCACGCAATGTCAACGGCATTGTCAAGGAGGTGACGCTGACAACCGTAAAGGTGCAGAACTACGACAACACCATCGTCACCGTGCCGCCCTACGCGCTTGTGAGCGAGTCGTTCCAGAACTGGCGCGGCATGCAACAAAGCGGTGGCCGACGCGTAATGCGCTCGCTCAACATCGACATGAACACGATACGATTCTGCACGCCCGAGGAGATGGAGCGTTACGAAGAGCTCGGATGGCTTGAGGGATTCACCCGCACGGGACATGCCGAGGTCAACCTTCACGTGTTCCGCAACTATGTGGAGCGTTATCTTGCGTCACATCCCGATGTCAACACCGCAATGATGATCATGATACGCCAGTTGCAACCCACGGCCAACGGACTCCCCGTGGAACTATACTTCTTCACCGACGGAACCGAATGGAAAGCCTATGAGTACACCCAGGCTGCCATATTCGACCACGTTATAGCAATGATCAACGAGTTCGGACTCAAAATATTCCAAAGCCCCACAGGCGACGACATAACCCGTTCAATTTACCGACAATGA
- a CDS encoding TIGR02757 family protein yields MTDNDLKDLLDREAMRINNIDFIDRDPVQFPRRFSKLQDIEIASLLSATIAWGNRKMICRDCDRMLALMDNDPYNYVMDEGYEELPDMNIHRTFFAKNMRHFLRGLHAVYSRHASLADFAKAEAIADDELPSWKLVASLNRELATANNGEADCRCLPGNLTTTALKRVNMALRWLVRDDGIVDMGVWDVITPSQLYIPLDVHVGNTARELGLLNRRSDDKKAVLELTSRLRDFRPEDPVWYDYALFGLGVDNMLPEVTLT; encoded by the coding sequence ATGACCGACAACGACCTGAAGGACCTCCTCGACCGGGAGGCCATGCGCATAAACAATATCGACTTCATCGACCGCGACCCCGTGCAGTTTCCGCGACGATTCAGCAAGCTGCAGGACATAGAGATCGCATCGCTGCTCAGCGCCACAATAGCGTGGGGCAACCGCAAAATGATATGCCGCGACTGCGACCGCATGCTCGCGCTGATGGACAACGACCCCTATAACTATGTGATGGATGAAGGATATGAGGAGCTGCCCGACATGAACATCCACCGCACATTTTTCGCCAAGAATATGCGTCACTTCCTCAGGGGACTGCACGCCGTCTACAGCCGTCACGCGTCACTTGCCGACTTTGCAAAAGCCGAGGCCATAGCCGACGACGAACTGCCGTCGTGGAAACTTGTCGCCTCGCTAAACCGAGAGCTTGCCACCGCCAACAACGGCGAGGCCGATTGCCGCTGCCTGCCCGGCAACCTCACGACAACGGCACTGAAGCGCGTCAACATGGCCCTGCGATGGCTCGTGCGCGACGACGGAATCGTCGACATGGGCGTGTGGGATGTCATCACCCCCTCGCAGCTCTACATTCCGCTCGATGTACACGTAGGCAACACCGCCCGCGAGCTGGGACTGCTCAACCGGAGATCCGACGACAAGAAGGCCGTGCTCGAGCTCACCTCGCGGCTGCGTGACTTCCGTCCCGAAGACCCGGTGTGGTACGATTACGCACTCTTCGGGCTCGGTGTCGACAATATGCTCCCCGAAGTTACGTTAACCTAA
- a CDS encoding DUF1573 domain-containing protein, with amino-acid sequence MKKILITIIAVAMSAIAYAGNPQIKFKETSFDFGNIREADGPVSHDFIIENVGTDPLIIISASASCGCTTPVIPKEPIKPGASAKIRVTFDPAGRPGDFDKTIRVKSNTKEKRKNIKITGCVIPKK; translated from the coding sequence ATGAAAAAAATACTTATCACAATCATCGCTGTCGCCATGAGCGCAATCGCTTACGCAGGCAATCCACAGATCAAGTTCAAGGAAACATCATTCGATTTCGGCAACATACGTGAAGCCGACGGCCCCGTGAGCCATGACTTCATAATCGAGAATGTAGGCACCGATCCTCTCATTATCATATCGGCATCGGCAAGCTGCGGATGCACCACCCCGGTAATCCCCAAGGAGCCCATCAAGCCCGGCGCAAGCGCCAAGATACGCGTGACATTCGACCCCGCGGGACGACCCGGCGACTTCGACAAGACCATCCGCGTAAAATCCAACACCAAGGAGAAGCGCAAAAACATCAAGATAACAGGTTGTGTAATCCCCAAGAAATAA
- a CDS encoding DUF1573 domain-containing protein yields MINCKSILCASMMAIAAVAQAAPEATWLTKSHDFGAFDEDMGKVSCDFKVVNTGDEPLMILAARATCGCTVPAYTRDPIAPGDTATITVTYDPAGRPGKFTKKIHVDTNTEPSRMTLAIKGVVIGATNTLRARFPIEVGPLKLRNTMVPFGEIAKGRVKTAFLDAYNQSPDTIYPSVSNLPDYIKVDAAPAAVPPGEQMTFTFFYDSSRSDDWGLCTDEIIILSDNETPVTMPVSLTAILNEDFSKLTPEQREKAPRIALSTNAVDFEEMSRDKIHTAEVTVDNFGKEPLIIRKAYSVDPAVTVKVNKDKIKNGGQGKIEIKVDPSKSADELLNARVIIITNDPDRPQSTVRVVGEYID; encoded by the coding sequence ATGATCAACTGCAAGTCAATATTGTGCGCATCTATGATGGCGATTGCGGCTGTCGCACAGGCCGCCCCCGAAGCCACCTGGCTTACAAAGTCACACGATTTCGGAGCATTTGACGAGGACATGGGCAAAGTGTCGTGTGACTTCAAGGTAGTCAACACCGGCGACGAGCCGCTCATGATTCTTGCTGCACGCGCCACCTGCGGATGCACCGTACCCGCCTATACCCGCGACCCCATAGCCCCCGGCGACACAGCCACAATCACCGTGACCTACGACCCGGCAGGCCGACCCGGAAAGTTCACCAAGAAAATCCATGTCGACACCAACACCGAGCCGAGCCGCATGACATTGGCCATAAAGGGAGTAGTGATAGGTGCCACCAACACCCTCCGCGCACGCTTCCCCATCGAAGTGGGCCCGCTTAAGCTCCGCAACACCATGGTGCCGTTTGGCGAAATAGCCAAGGGACGCGTAAAGACAGCATTCCTCGACGCCTACAACCAGAGTCCCGACACGATTTATCCCTCGGTATCCAATCTGCCCGACTACATCAAGGTCGATGCAGCTCCTGCGGCAGTACCCCCGGGCGAGCAGATGACATTCACATTCTTCTACGACTCGTCACGTTCCGACGACTGGGGCCTCTGCACTGATGAAATCATAATCCTCTCCGACAACGAAACACCGGTGACAATGCCCGTGTCGCTGACCGCCATCCTGAACGAGGACTTCAGCAAGCTCACTCCCGAGCAGCGCGAAAAAGCCCCGCGCATCGCACTGTCGACCAATGCCGTCGACTTTGAGGAGATGTCACGCGACAAGATTCACACAGCCGAAGTGACTGTCGACAACTTCGGCAAGGAGCCGCTCATAATCCGCAAGGCCTACTCGGTCGATCCCGCCGTGACCGTCAAGGTCAACAAGGACAAAATCAAGAACGGCGGCCAAGGAAAGATTGAAATCAAGGTCGACCCGTCAAAGTCGGCCGACGAGCTGCTCAACGCACGCGTCATCATAATAACCAACGACCCCGACCGTCCACAGTCGACCGTGCGCGTCGTGGGAGAATACATTGACTAA
- the meaB gene encoding methylmalonyl Co-A mutase-associated GTPase MeaB, whose product MNQHHHIENDDKYSGLTVNSGVTQPPSVNPYLKPRRRKPLPTSGELVEGILKGDVTILSRAVTLVESLSHEHQAIAQEVIEKCLPYSGNSRRIGITGVPGAGKSTSIDVFGLHILKDGGKLAVLAIDPSSERTKGSILGDKTRMERLAVHPSAFIRPSPSAGSLGGVARKTRETIVLCEAAGYNNIFVETVGVGQSETAVHSMVDFFLLIQLAGTGDELQGIKRGIMEMADGIVINKADGDNVDRARLAQAQFRSALHLFPPTMSGWIPEVLCYSGYYDLGIAEVWEMIDRYFKFVKDNGYFERKRQEQARYWMYETINEQLRNHFYSNPEVERLLIEKENRVLSNVQSSFTAARDVLDYYFTQK is encoded by the coding sequence ATGAATCAACATCATCACATAGAAAACGACGACAAATACAGCGGATTGACCGTAAACAGCGGTGTCACCCAACCGCCATCGGTCAATCCCTACCTGAAACCCCGACGCCGCAAGCCGCTTCCCACTTCGGGAGAGCTCGTCGAGGGAATACTTAAAGGCGATGTCACAATCCTGAGCCGCGCCGTCACGCTTGTCGAGAGCCTTTCGCACGAGCACCAGGCGATAGCCCAGGAGGTGATTGAGAAGTGCCTCCCCTACTCGGGAAATTCACGACGCATAGGCATAACCGGAGTCCCGGGTGCCGGAAAGTCGACATCGATCGATGTATTCGGACTGCACATACTGAAGGATGGCGGCAAACTCGCCGTCCTCGCCATAGACCCATCAAGCGAACGCACCAAAGGCTCGATTCTCGGCGACAAGACCCGCATGGAGCGTCTTGCCGTGCATCCGTCGGCATTCATCCGCCCCAGCCCGTCGGCCGGAAGCCTCGGCGGCGTGGCCCGCAAGACCCGCGAAACAATTGTGCTGTGTGAAGCCGCCGGCTACAACAACATATTTGTGGAAACCGTGGGCGTGGGACAAAGCGAAACCGCCGTGCACTCGATGGTCGATTTCTTCCTGCTCATCCAGCTTGCCGGAACAGGCGACGAACTGCAGGGCATCAAGCGAGGCATCATGGAGATGGCCGACGGAATAGTGATAAACAAGGCCGACGGCGACAATGTCGACCGCGCCCGTCTTGCTCAGGCCCAGTTCCGCAGCGCACTGCACCTCTTCCCGCCCACAATGTCGGGATGGATTCCCGAAGTGCTGTGCTACTCGGGTTACTACGACCTCGGCATCGCCGAAGTGTGGGAGATGATCGACCGTTACTTCAAGTTTGTAAAGGACAACGGTTACTTCGAGCGCAAGCGTCAGGAACAGGCCCGCTACTGGATGTATGAAACAATCAACGAGCAACTGCGCAACCACTTCTACAGCAATCCCGAAGTAGAACGGTTGCTGATCGAGAAGGAGAACCGCGTGCTCTCCAATGTCCAAAGCTCGTTCACGGCGGCTCGCGATGTGCTCGACTACTATTTCACGCAAAAATAA